One window of the Branchiostoma lanceolatum isolate klBraLanc5 chromosome 3, klBraLanc5.hap2, whole genome shotgun sequence genome contains the following:
- the LOC136429510 gene encoding polycystin-1-like protein 2 yields the protein MTVFLVLKGEKGQSGPHVLEDKARITFKQGAVDTFVVTSPFPLGPLQSIHIWHNNIGPYPSWFLEQVIVNDLQEDAKHVFLCKSWLAVEEGDGKVDREVEKATDKDLTRFARLFSTKTSKDFRDGHLWFSVIGRPATSPFTRVQRVSCCLSLLMCTMLTNIMFFGKGDTMQKPPPVYILGFEVQFPISWGQIIIGIQSALMVIPVNLLIVQIFRNCAARPSRKIKGKPVDMRNVPRRDPEGRASSAVSSDKGDPHFTCKMSAYEVSSVAKDSEMIGQPAKEKDSSHQTVISVDEVERTDGDIGNVEDEDYDATGK from the exons ATGACA GTGTTCCTTGTGCTGAAAGGAGAGAAGGGTCAGTCTGGTCCGCATGTGTTGGAAGACAAAGCGCGCATAACGTTCAAGCAGGGCGCCGTGGACACGTTTGTAGTGACGTCACCATTTCCACTGGGTCCTCTACAGTCCATCCATATTTGGCACAATAACATCGGCCCCTACCCGTCATG GTTTCTCGAGCAGGTTATCGTAAACGACCTTCAAGAGGATGCTAAACACGTCTTCCTGTGCAAAAG TTGGCTGGCTGTGGAAGAGGGTGACGGAAAGGTCGATCGAGAAGTAGAGAAGGCTACAGACAAGGATCTGACCCGGTTTGCTCGTCTCTTCTCCACTAAAACGTCTAAGGACTTCCGAGATGGCCATTTGTGGTTCTCTGTGATTGGTAGACCAGCAACAAG TCCATTCACCAGAGTGCAGCGCGTCTCCTGCTGCCTGTCTCTGCTGATGTGCACCATGCTCACCAACATCATGTTCTTCGGCAAGGGAGACACTATGCAGAAACCGCCTCCAGTCTACATTCTGGGGTTCGAAGTACAGTTTCCCATCTCCTGGGGCCAG ATCATCATCGGGATCCAGAGCGCTCTGATGGTGATCCCGGTGAATCTGCTCATCGTCCAGATTTTCCGGAATTGCGCAGCTAGACCTTCCAGGAAAATCAAGGGTAAACCTG TTGACATGAGAAATGTGCCAAGGAGAGATCCCGAAGGAAGAGCATCATCGGCGGTGTCCTCTGACAAGGGTGATCCTCATTTCACCTGTAAAATGTCCGCCTACGAAGTATCATCGGTCGCTAAAGACAGTGAGATGATTGGTCAACCTGCCAAAGAGAAGGACTCTTCTCACCAGACAGTCATTTCGGTTGACGAAGTTGAGCGCACGGATGGTGACATCGGCAACGTGGAAGATGAAGACTACGATGCCACAG GTAAATAG
- the LOC136431275 gene encoding polycystin-2-like protein 2 — MLYGFEYGREKAEAWVLTFLTSFLFDLTISQPIKILLIGFLFALIIKKPDSLEDDVPPAQLYEDEEFVGQQSSDTEDLSDETAHLLTGPPDQGELAVAREQRFVELGLKEACYDFVFYTSYILLLLIIANGNRDQYMYRMSNHLRDTFADPFSEVNDFETFWAFVRKSMISDLYDVELYNETPLSRPGFLEDTSSFMVGHPRLRQVRVSPDGSCDVPGPMVTVTTDCDNPYGLLDSDDKSYDVGWTPHNVTFDVSNWRNASDQEMPWIYQPASLSAAIPDSGEHGTYYGGGYMVQLSNSSAADLAMIDGLQKMNWIDDNTRALFIEFIVYNANANLFAVFNLLAEFTNLGKAYPQCEIMVVRLYPYTTAWGFVLLGCHGVFFLITLYLTFREVRRILTLGREYFKMFWRVVELILSLLALAEIGVHLYSAYLILGFNTSQNNDGGDQRYNKYKQAASWEKINTYLLGWLVCVACLKLLYLCRFNKNIQRGPKVARKAMAPLVNFMIVFFIFFMAFSMFGYLVLGAKLSTYGTFIRTMQTLFSVMLGNMDYDTVKSVADILGPLMLLSFVIFMSNIVVLMFLAILCDAFAEVVDEEEIQGKSMNDKIKDHAMYRLRKLLQKKPSGFAASKDKPEAKISTISVKPRLHPNRNIDGKSGIASLSEENTLSENELEQEAYEPPWLDGDWWKKLQSSYAGKLDDPAGPSDSTWSVGSRGENSDVGTSRRRSSVFHPRRRFSGIEEHSRNGPLEHENKCNDVAEPAYMPSSVDVTARNQQEVGKVRRRSSAFQIRRQSSGIEAQSPKDTLMPEIESTCNDTNDPTRAAWSVDATEDNQQGEVRTVSGPNTSSPSTRPSSGIEDHFSNDASMHESNLGHLAGSVDMAWSVDPGRENQQGDARTDRRHLERQSTVVSFGGVVPQLPGSLDLQVEDVVDTEMP, encoded by the exons ATGTTGTACGGGTTCGAGTACGGACGGGAGAAGGCCGAGGCTTGGGTCCTCACCTTTCTCACTTCCTTTCTCTTCGACCTTACCATCTCTCAACCCATCAAGATCCTCCTGATAGGCTTCCTCTTCGCGTTGATCATTAAG AAACCTGACTCATTGGAAGACGACGTTCCTCCAGCTCAACTGTACGAAGATGAGGAGTTTGTTGGGCAACAGTCTAGCGAT ACAGAAGATTTATCCGACGAGACCGCCCATCTACTGACGGGACCTCCGGACCAGGGAGAGCTTGCTGTTGCCAGGGAACAGCGGTTCGTCGAGCTGGGCCTGAAGGAGGCGTGTTACGACTTCGTATTTTACACCAGCTACATCTTACTCTTGCTGATCATAGCGAACGGAAACAGAGACCAATACATGTACCGAATGTCCAACCACCTGCGTGACACATTTGCGGATCCTTTTTCAGAG GTCAACGACTTCGAAACGTTCTGGGCATTCGTCAGAAAAAGCATGATTTCAGACCTTTACGACGTCGAATTGTATAACGAGACGCCTCTTAGCAGACCAGGCTTCCTGGAGGACACCAGTTCCTTCATGGTCGGTCACCCTAGGCTCCGCCAAGTCCGCGTGTCTCCGGACGGAAGCTGCGACGTGCCCGGCCCCATGGTGACGGTGACGACTGACTGTGACAACCCCTACGGCCTCCTGGACAGCGACGACAAAAGTTATGACGTCGGTTGGACACCTCATAACGTGACCTTCGACGTGAGCAACTGGCGGAATGCTTCCGACCAGGAGATGCCATGGATATACCAGCCCGCATCACTAAGTG CGGCCATTCCAGACTCCGGAGAACATGGAACCTACTACGGCGGCGGTTACATGGTACAACTCTCCAACAGTAGCGCTGCTGACCTGGCAATGATAGATGGACTGCAAAAAATGAACTGGATCGATGACAACACAAGGGCACTCTTTATAGAGTTTATCGTGTACAATGCAAACGCGAACCTGTTCGCAGTCTTCAACTTGCTAGCTGAGTTTACCAACCTAGGAAAAGCCTACCCTCAGTGCGAG ATTATGGTGGTTCGGTTGTACCCGTACACCACAGCCTGGGGTTTCGTTCTGCTGGGTTGTCATGGAGTCTTCTTCCTTATCACTCTATATCTGACATTTCGAGAAG TACGCCGCATCCTGACGCTGGGGAGGGAATACTTCAAAATGTTCTGGCGTGTGGTGGAGCTCATCCTGTCCCTGTTGGCTCTGGCGGAAATCGGTGTTCACCTCTACAGCGCCTACCTGATTCTTGGTTTTAACACAAGCCAGAACAATGACGGTGGGGACCAGAG GTACAACAAGTACAAACAAGCTGCCAGCTGGGAGAAAATCAACACGTACCTCCTCGGTTGGTTGGTTTGCGTGGCGTGCCTGAAGCTACTGTACCTGTGCCGGttcaacaaaaacatacaacgAGGACCCAAAGTAGCGAGGAAGGCAATGGCGCCGCTGGTCAACTTCATGAttgtgtttttcattttcttcatgGCTTTCTCCATGTTTGGGTACCTTGTCCTCGGTGCAAAACTAAGCACGTACGGAACATTCATTCGGACCATGCAGACGTTATTTTCAGTTATGCTTGGAAACATGGACTATGATACAGTAAAGTCTGTAGCCGATATTCTAGGACCGCTGATGCTGTTAAGTTTCGTCATCTTCATGTCCAACATCGTGGTCCTCATGTTCCTTGCCATTCTTTGCGACGCATTTGCCGAAGTCGTCGATGAGGAAGAAATCCAGGGTAAATCTATGAATGACAAAATCAAAGACCACGCCATGTACAGGTTGAGGAAGCTTCTCCAGAAAAAGCCCAGTGGTTTTGCTGCTAGCAAGGACAAACCTGAGGCAAAAATCTCCACGATAAGCGTCAAGCCAAGATTACATCCAAACAGAAATATCGATGGAAAATCTGGAATAGCTTCTTTGTCTGAAGAAAACACACTATCAGAAAATGAGTTGGAACAAGAAGCTtatgaacctccttggttggatgGAGATTGGTGGAAAAAGTTGCAATCGAGCTATGCGGGAAAACTTGACGATCCAGCAGGACCATCGGACAGTACGTGGTCGGTGGGCTCTCGTGGAGAAAATTCAGACGTCGGAACATCCAGGCGTCGCAGCTCAGTCTTTCACCCGAGACGTCGCTTTTCCGGTATAGAAGAGCATTCAAGAAACGGGCCTTTGGAGCATGAAAACAAATGCAATGATGTGGCAGAGCCAGCGTATATGCCGTCTTCGGTGGACGTTACTGCACGGAACCAGCAAGAAGTCGGAAAAGTTCGTCGCCGCAGCTCGGCGTTTCAAATAAGACGTCAATCTTCTGGGATTGAAGCACAATCGCCAAAGGACACTTTGATGCCGGAGATCGAGAGCACGTGCAACGACACCAACGATCCGACAAGAGCAGCGTGGTCTGTGGATGCTACTGAAGATAACCAGCAAGGAGAAGTCAGGACAGTTTCGGGCCCAAACACATCGTCGCCCAGCACCCGTCCATCTTCTGGGATTGAAGATCATTTCTCAAACGACGCGTCGATGCACGAGAGCAACCTAGGTCATCTGGCAGGGTCAGTGGACATGGCGTGGTCGGTGGATCCTGGACGAGAGAACCAGCAAGGAGACGCTAGAACAGATCGACGACATCTTGAACGTCAATCCACTGTTGTCTCCTTCGGTGGAGTTGTACCACAACTTCCAGG GTCTTTGGACTTGCAAGTTGAAGACGTTGTAGACACTGAGATGCCGTAG
- the LOC136429511 gene encoding polycystin-2-like protein 1, translating into MFSGVSEINLDSKELWSDSDLALPVAKSYDPSSVVLGANLESAKRVVRALEANQWVKETTHVITADFSTYNPGVNLFATTEIDIEFLETGGLGVESKTSTFRLYNYKGSAVVFIVICQLVSVAFMIYFLVVEIMEMKREGLLYFFEVWNYIELTIIALGIATIAVYSVRKVRADSILRQYQLAPRDYVDFEPVLILDNMLVGVLSALVFVATLRMLRLVRHNKQVALASRAIARAAKGIMSFSVQLFIAFYAFAIPSTLLFGLVSESYRNIMIASLRMLTLSFGFMDFSDMQFEGTRGILGRIFLALFLVTMFLVLINLFLAILADALTEAKQEVHDDDDLVLYLLEKIRRTLGLTNQNDEEEPRKSGGEKIKTVGAQGRGEEASEDCKEDTVSVTKDEPETKDVTSSVLEAKTHNTVPQTREFKDQPISESWDALGDRLDSLSMYIDDMVLTLWVFVTRAQEFLQDVQEQNEVTPPVSPRDELVTSADEDHGASAGASHVDDRRRSSSSLSSASRRRSSSLSSCLSSGSRRTSVSLSRVIPDIRGDSGFATLNVPMSGLSDNDDDDYMDALKSSRGSGYDLGEDWT; encoded by the exons ATGTTCTCGGGCGTAAGCGAGATTAACTTGGATAGCAAGGAGCTATGGTCTGACTCGGACTTGGCTCTTCCAGTCGCGAAGTCGTACGATCCGTCTTCTGTAGTCCTTGGCGCTAATCTTGAGTCGGCGAAACGTGTCGTCAGAGCGCTGGAGGCGAACCAATGGGTTAAAGAAACGACACACGTCATCACCGCAGACTTCTCTACCTACAACCCCGGCGTAAATCTGTTCGCGACGACGGAGATCGACATCGAGTTCTTGGAAACGGGAGGTCTTGGTGTTGAGAGTAAGACGAGCACGTTTCGactgtacaactacaagggAAGCGCGGTAGTTTTCATCGTCATCTGCCAGCTTGTCTCCGTGGCGTTCATGATATATTTCCTCGTGGTGGAAATTATGGAGATGAAGAGAGAAGGGCTGCTGTACTTCTTTGAG GTGTGGAACTACATAGAGCTGACCATCATCGCTCTAGGGATCGCCACAATCGCCGTGTATTCTGTCAGGAAGGTGAGGGCGGACAGCATTCTAAGGCAGTACCAGCTGGCACCCA GAGACTACGTGGATTTTGAGCCAGTGCTAATCCTCGACAACATGCTAGTGGGCGTTCTGTCGGCTCTCGTGTTCGTGGCCACACTGCGCATGCTCCGTCTGGTTCGGCACAACAAGCAGGTGGCCCTGGCCAGCCGAGCGATCGCAAGAGCGGCCAAAGGGATCATGTCCTTCTCTGTTCAGCTGTTCATCGCCTTCTACGCGTTTGCCATTCCTTCTACCCTGCTGTTTGGGCTGGTATCAGAGTCTTACAG GAACATCATGATAGCATCACTGCGGATGCTGACCCTGTCCTTCGGATTCATGGACTTCAGCGACATGCAGTTCGAGGGGACGCGAGGGATCCTGGGCCGGATCTTCCTGGCGCTGTTCCTGGTGACGATGTTCCTGGTCCTGATCAACCTGTTCTTGGCTATTCTGGCAGATGCGCTTACGGAG GCAAAGCAAGAGGTCCATGATGACGACGACCTGGTCCTCTATCTTTTGGAGAAGATTAGGAGGACCCTTGGCCTGACCAATCAAAACGACGAGGAAGAACCTAGAAAATCAGGGGGTGAGAAGATTAAAACCGTAGGAGCCCAAGGACGCGGCGAAGAAGCTAGCGAAGATTGCAAGGAAGACACAGTCAGTGTCACCAAAGATGAACCAGAAACAAAGGACGTAACCTCGTCGGTGTTGGAAGCGAAGACACACAACACTGTGCCGCAGACTCGAGAATTCAAG GACCAGCCCATTTCTGAGTCCTGGGACGCCCTGGGTGACAGGCTGGATTCGTTGTCCATGTACATCGACGACATGGTGTTAACCCTTTGGGTCTTCGTCACACGGGCGCAGGAGTTCCTGCAGGACGTTCAGGAGCAAAATG AAGTAACCCCACCAGTGTCTCCCCGCGATGAGCTCGTTACCTCTGCCGATGAAGATCACGGTGCATCGGCGGGTGCATCGCACGTTGATGACCGCCGGAGGTCGTCATCATCCCTGAGTTCAGCAAGCCGCAGGAGGTCCTCATCGTTGTCATCATGTCTGAGTTCAGGAAGCCGCAGGACCAGCGTGTCACTATCTAGAGTCATTCCTGACATAAGGGGAGATTCTGGGTTTGCCACTCTGAATGTCCCCATGTCTGGATTAAGCgataacgatgatgatgattatatgGATGCTTTGAAGTCCAGTCGTGGTTCTGGGTACGATCTGGGCGAGGATTGGACCTAA